A genomic stretch from Styela clava chromosome 5, kaStyClav1.hap1.2, whole genome shotgun sequence includes:
- the LOC144422929 gene encoding putative N-acetyltransferase camello, translating into MIDKNSLLTFVVVWSFETAILILIGIYSFRKYMRRYLPEDLKKEIGCKADYIGFWVAEMQEKRDWKIAGCIALYHLPDSILSYFPDCKSSAVSLERMYVANHARRRGIGSELMLHAINQALNMGFKEIFLDTSDVRVEAINLYKKNGFKIVVEKPWPNLFRFPKVNYILMKKILSEN; encoded by the exons atgattgataaaaacagtttattgaCTTTTGTTGTAGTTTGGTCTTTTGAAACTGCTATATTGATACTAATAG GAATATATTCGTTTCGGAAATATATGAGGCGATATTTACCAGAAGATTTAAAAAAGGAAATTGGATGCAAAGCAGACTATATAGGATTCTGGGTTGCTGAAATGCAAGAAAAACGAGATTGGAAAATAGCTGGATGTATCGCACTTTATCATTTACCTGATTCAATCTTGTCATACTTTCCGGATTGCAAGTCTTCTGCAGTATCTTTGGAA agAATGTACGTTGCGAATCATGCAAGACGTCGTGGAATTGGTAGTGAACTGATGTTGCATGCAATCAATCAAGCTTTAAATATGGGATTCAAAGAAATATTTCTTGATACCAGCGACGTTAGAGTTGAAGCAATAAATCTGTATAAAAAGAACGGTTTTAAAATTGTGGTTGAAAAGCCGTGGCCTAATTTGTTTAGGTTTCCAAAAGTCAACTATATACTAATGAAAAAGATCCTTTCTGAAAATTGA
- the LOC144423042 gene encoding N-acetyltransferase 8-like — translation MRRYLPEDLKKEIGCKSDYIGFWVAERQEKRDWKIVGCIALYHLPDSILSYFPDCKSYAVSLERMYVANHARRRGIGSELMLHAINQASNMGFKEIFLDTSDVKVEAINLYKKNGFEIVVEKPWPNLFRFPKVNYILMKKVLTQ, via the exons ATGAGGCGATATTTACCAGAAGATTTAAAAAAGGAAATTGGATGCAAATCAGACTATATAGGATTCTGGGTTGCTGAAAGGCAAGAAAAACGAGATTGGAAAATAGTTGGATGTATCGCTCTTTATCATTTACCTGATTCAATCTTGTCATACTTTCCGGATTGCAAGTCTTATGCTGTATCTTTGGAA agAATGTATGTTGCGAATCATGCAAGACGCCGTGGCATTGGTAGTGAACTAATGTTGCATGCAATCAATCAAGCTTCAAATATGGGATTCAAAGAAATATTTCTTGATACCAGCGACGTAAAAGTTGAAGcaataaatctatataaaaagaACGGTTTTGAAATTGTGGTTGAAAAGCCGTGGCCTAATTTGTTTAGGTTTCCGAAAGTCAACTATATACTAATGAAAAAGGTCCTTACACAGTGA